From the genome of Miscanthus floridulus cultivar M001 chromosome 10, ASM1932011v1, whole genome shotgun sequence, one region includes:
- the LOC136485045 gene encoding probable LRR receptor-like serine/threonine-protein kinase At3g47570 isoform X1 — MSSMFPILLLLLFAYELRMVPSASAIAVNKNPDEGILLEIKASLNQQHGVLAAWNTTTKFCHWPGVSCSLKHKDRVTVLNLTSQGFSGTITSSIGNLTFLRILDLSSNKLQGEIPVSVGQLPRLQHLNLSNNMLQGEITTQLKNCTSLERIELDSNFFTGEIPAWLGGLPLKVINLRKNNFTGVIPESLGNLSSLQEIYLTRNELEGTIPEGLGGLNNSLMFLDLGENHFSGSLPKTFFNISSLILFRVTKNELHGMLPSDLGVRLPNLKYLRLGMNHFTGSLPASLANATEIYSLDISFNNFTGSVPPEIGKLCPDYISFDTNQLTATSAQDWKFVTFLTNCTRLRIFDVQDNMLGAMLPSSVSNLSAQLQVLYVGYNEISGKIPFGIRNLVGLTQLELSNNRFTGVLPESIGMLNSLQALGFDGNQLTGFLPSSLGNLTKLLHLYTSHNMFEGALPTSLGSLQDLTVATFNNNKFTGLFPTVTLNISSLSFALDLSYNNFIGPLPPEVGSLTKLAYLYIAGNNLSGSIPDAISNCQSLIDLRLDTNSFNGTIPASISKMKGLIILTLDNNALSGPIPQELGLMDGLKGLYLSRNNLSGSIPETFENMTSLDKLDLSFNHLDGKVPLHGVFSNVTGFLFDGNLGLCGGIPELHLPPCLQNSVDDRKRKVAPIFKVILPIAGILFCFGLVLISISLKKKQKSQSTSLTELHLMDDKYPRVSYAELLQGTNGFDTNNLIGKGRYGSVYKCSLLLKNMMTTVAVKVFDLQQPGSSKSFISECEALTKIRHRNLIGVITCCSSSDSTQNDFKALVFEFMPNGSLHRWLHLDEHTSQQLHGLTLTQRLNIAVDVADALEYLHNSCEPPIVHCDLKPSNILLDQELVAHVGDFGLAKVLPNPASEQQVDSNSTMGIRGTIGYVAPEYGGGAQVSPCGDVYSFGIVILELFTGLTPTEDMFRDGLTLQKHAENAFPGMLMNIVDPILVSDEEAHASTSQGARNAMEDINKVMLSITKLALSCSKHAPTERISMRDAAAEMRRIRDTIL, encoded by the exons A TGTCATCTATGTTTCCTATTCTTCTGTTACTTCTCTTCGCGTATGAGCTCCGAATGGTACCCAGTGCATCAGCAATAGCAGTTAACAAAAACCCTGATGAGGGTATCCTACTGGAAATCAAAGCGAGCCTAAACCAGCAGCATGGAGTCCTGGCTGCATGGAACACGACTACTAAGTTCTGCCACTGGCCAGGTGTCAGTTGCAGCCTTAAGCACAAGGACAGGGTGACAGTTCTAAACCTCACCTCTCAGGGCTTTTCTGGCACAATTACCTCTTCCATTGGCAACCTCACATTCTTAAGAATTCTGGATCTCAGCTCCAACAAATTGCAGGGCGAAATTCCAGTATCAGTTGGCCAGCTGCCTCGGTTGCAGCATCTCAATTTGTCTAACAACATGCTGCAAGGTGAGATAACCACCCAGTTAAAGAATTGCACCAGTCTTGAAAGGATCGAACTTGACTCGAACTTTTTCACGGGAGAAATCCCTGCCTGGCTTGGAGGTTTACCACTCAAGGTCATAAACCTGAGAAAAAACAACTTCACTGGAGTAATTCCAGAATCCCTTGGCAACCTCTCGTCCCTGCAAGAAATATATTTGACCAGGAACGAGCTTGAGGGTACAATACCTGAGGGCTTGGGTGGGCTCAATAATAGTCTCATGTTTTTGGATCTGGGCGAAAACCATTTCTCAGGAAGTCTTCCTAAAACATTCTTTAATATTTCCTCACTTATACTCTTCAGAGTGACCAAGAATGAGTTGCATGGCATGCTTCCCTCAGACTTGGGAGTTCGCCTACCGAATCTCAAGTACCTGCGCCTTGGTATGAACCATTTTACAGGAAGCCTTCCAGCCTCTCTTGCCAATGCAACGGAGATATATTCTCTAGACATCTCCTTTAACAATTTCACCGGAAGTGTGCCTCCTGAGATTGGAAAACTTTGCCCAGACTACATCTCTTTCGACACAAATCAGCTCACGGCGACATCTGCACAAGACTGGAAATTTGTTACATTCCTGACAAACTGCACAAGGCTTCGTATATTTGACGTCCAAGACAACATGCTAGGTGCCATGCTACCAAGCTCTGTTTCAAACCTATCAGCACAACTCCAGGTTCTTTATGTTGGATACAATGAGATTTCTGGAAAGATACCATTTGGCATCAGAAACCTTGTTGGGTTAACTCAGCTGGAGTTATCCAATAACCGATTTACTGGTGTCTTGCCTGAGAGCATTGGAATGCTAAATTCACTGCAAGCTTTGGGATTCGATGGTAACCAGTTGACAGGGTTCTTACCATCCTCGCTCGGGAACTTAACAAAGCTACTACATCTTTACACAAGCCACAACATGTTtgagggggctcttcctacaagcCTAGGAAGCCTCCAGGACTTAACTGTGGCAACATTCAATAACAATAAGTTCACAGGTCTGTTTCCAACAGTGACCTTAAACATATCATCCCTGTCATTTGCTCTGGATTTGTCGTACAATAATTTCATTGGTCCTCTTCCACCAGAAGTCGGCAGCCTAACAAAACTTGCATACTTGTATATCGCCGGGAACAATTTATCAGGATCAATACCAGATGCTATCAGCAATTGCCAGAGCCTGATAGACCTTCGGTTGGACACTAACTCCTTCAATGGTACCATCCCTGCCTCTATCAGCAAAATGAAAGGTTTGATAATCTTAACTCTGGACAATAATGCACTCTCAGGTCCAATTCCGCAAGAATTGGGTCTCATGGATGGGTTGAAAGGATTGTATCTTTCACGCAACAATTTGTCTGGGAGTATACCAGAAACCTTTGAAAACATGACATCGTTGGATAAACTAGACCTGTCCTTCAACCATCTGGATGGTAAAGTTCCATTGCATGGGGTGTTCAGTAATGTGACTGGGTTTCTATTTGATGGCAATCTTGGGCTCTGTGGTGGTATCCCAGAACTACATTTGCCTCCATGCCTGCAAAATTCCGTGGACGACAGAAAAAGGAAAGTTGCTCCCATTTTCAAAGTAATATTACCAATTGCTGGCATCCTTTTTTGTTTCGGTTTGGTACTTATTTCCATTTCATTAAAGAAGAAACAAAAATCTCAGTCTACATCACTGACAGAGTTACATCTGATGGATGACAAATATCCTAGAGTTTCATATGCTGAATTGCTCCAAGGAACAAATGGATTTGATACTAACAATCTGATTGGCAAAGGAAGGTATGGATCAGTGTATAAGTGCAGCTTGCTACTCAAAAATATGATGACTACAGTTGCTGTGAAGGTTTTTGATCTTCAACAACCTGGCTCTTCCAAAAGCTTCATATCTGAGTGTGAGGCACTTACGAAGATCCGTCATCGTAACTTGATCGGCGTCATAACTTGCTGCTCCAGTTCTGACTCGACCCAGAATGACTTCAAAGCACTTGTGTTTGAGTTTATGCCAAATGGAAGTTTACATAGGTGGTTACATCTAGATGAGCATACATCACAGCAATTGCATGGTCTGACATTGACACAAAGATTGAATATTGCTGTTGATGTTGCTGATGCCCTAGAGTATTTGCACAACAGCTGTGAACCACCAATAGTTCACTGTGACTTGAAGCCAAGCAATATTCTTCTTGATCAGGAATTGGTTGCTCATGTTGGGGATTTCGGCCTTGCAAAAGTTCTTCCTAATCCAGCAAGTGAGCAACAGGTCGACTCAAATAGCACTATGGGTATAAGAGGAACAATTGGATATGTGGCTCCAG AATATGGAGGTGGTGCTCAAGTTTCTCCATGTGGTGATGTATACAGCTTTGGAATTGTCATCCTCGAGTTGTTTACAGGCCTGACACCTACTGAGGACATGTTCAGAGATGGGTTAACCTTGCAAAAGCATGCTGAGAATGCGTTTCCAGGGATGCTGATGAATATTGTTGATCCCATCCTAGTCTCTGACGAAGAAGCTCATGCATCTACTTCACAGGGTGCAAGAAATGCAATGGAAGATATCAACAAGGTTATGTTATCTATCACAAAACTTGCGCTATCATGTAGCAAACATGCACCAACAGAAAGAATCAGCATGAGGGATGCAGCAGCTGAGATGCGCAGGATAAGGGACACCATCCTATAA
- the LOC136485045 gene encoding probable LRR receptor-like serine/threonine-protein kinase At3g47570 isoform X2 gives MSSMFPILLLLLFAYELRMVPSASAIAVNKNPDEGILLEIKASLNQQHGVLAAWNTTTKFCHWPGVSCSLKHKDRVTVLNLTSQGFSGTITSSIGNLTFLRILDLSSNKLQGEIPVSVGQLPRLQHLNLSNNMLQGEITTQLKNCTSLERIELDSNFFTGEIPAWLGGLPLKVINLRKNNFTGVIPESLGNLSSLQEIYLTRNELEGTIPEGLGGLNNSLMFLDLGENHFSGSLPKTFFNISSLILFRVTKNELHGMLPSDLGVRLPNLKYLRLGMNHFTGSLPASLANATEIYSLDISFNNFTGSVPPEIGKLCPDYISFDTNQLTATSAQDWKFVTFLTNCTRLRIFDVQDNMLGAMLPSSVSNLSAQLQVLYVGYNEISGKIPFGIRNLVGLTQLELSNNRFTGVLPESIGMLNSLQALGFDGNQLTGFLPSSLGNLTKLLHLYTSHNMFEGALPTSLGSLQDLTVATFNNNKFTEVGSLTKLAYLYIAGNNLSGSIPDAISNCQSLIDLRLDTNSFNGTIPASISKMKGLIILTLDNNALSGPIPQELGLMDGLKGLYLSRNNLSGSIPETFENMTSLDKLDLSFNHLDGKVPLHGVFSNVTGFLFDGNLGLCGGIPELHLPPCLQNSVDDRKRKVAPIFKVILPIAGILFCFGLVLISISLKKKQKSQSTSLTELHLMDDKYPRVSYAELLQGTNGFDTNNLIGKGRYGSVYKCSLLLKNMMTTVAVKVFDLQQPGSSKSFISECEALTKIRHRNLIGVITCCSSSDSTQNDFKALVFEFMPNGSLHRWLHLDEHTSQQLHGLTLTQRLNIAVDVADALEYLHNSCEPPIVHCDLKPSNILLDQELVAHVGDFGLAKVLPNPASEQQVDSNSTMGIRGTIGYVAPEYGGGAQVSPCGDVYSFGIVILELFTGLTPTEDMFRDGLTLQKHAENAFPGMLMNIVDPILVSDEEAHASTSQGARNAMEDINKVMLSITKLALSCSKHAPTERISMRDAAAEMRRIRDTIL, from the exons A TGTCATCTATGTTTCCTATTCTTCTGTTACTTCTCTTCGCGTATGAGCTCCGAATGGTACCCAGTGCATCAGCAATAGCAGTTAACAAAAACCCTGATGAGGGTATCCTACTGGAAATCAAAGCGAGCCTAAACCAGCAGCATGGAGTCCTGGCTGCATGGAACACGACTACTAAGTTCTGCCACTGGCCAGGTGTCAGTTGCAGCCTTAAGCACAAGGACAGGGTGACAGTTCTAAACCTCACCTCTCAGGGCTTTTCTGGCACAATTACCTCTTCCATTGGCAACCTCACATTCTTAAGAATTCTGGATCTCAGCTCCAACAAATTGCAGGGCGAAATTCCAGTATCAGTTGGCCAGCTGCCTCGGTTGCAGCATCTCAATTTGTCTAACAACATGCTGCAAGGTGAGATAACCACCCAGTTAAAGAATTGCACCAGTCTTGAAAGGATCGAACTTGACTCGAACTTTTTCACGGGAGAAATCCCTGCCTGGCTTGGAGGTTTACCACTCAAGGTCATAAACCTGAGAAAAAACAACTTCACTGGAGTAATTCCAGAATCCCTTGGCAACCTCTCGTCCCTGCAAGAAATATATTTGACCAGGAACGAGCTTGAGGGTACAATACCTGAGGGCTTGGGTGGGCTCAATAATAGTCTCATGTTTTTGGATCTGGGCGAAAACCATTTCTCAGGAAGTCTTCCTAAAACATTCTTTAATATTTCCTCACTTATACTCTTCAGAGTGACCAAGAATGAGTTGCATGGCATGCTTCCCTCAGACTTGGGAGTTCGCCTACCGAATCTCAAGTACCTGCGCCTTGGTATGAACCATTTTACAGGAAGCCTTCCAGCCTCTCTTGCCAATGCAACGGAGATATATTCTCTAGACATCTCCTTTAACAATTTCACCGGAAGTGTGCCTCCTGAGATTGGAAAACTTTGCCCAGACTACATCTCTTTCGACACAAATCAGCTCACGGCGACATCTGCACAAGACTGGAAATTTGTTACATTCCTGACAAACTGCACAAGGCTTCGTATATTTGACGTCCAAGACAACATGCTAGGTGCCATGCTACCAAGCTCTGTTTCAAACCTATCAGCACAACTCCAGGTTCTTTATGTTGGATACAATGAGATTTCTGGAAAGATACCATTTGGCATCAGAAACCTTGTTGGGTTAACTCAGCTGGAGTTATCCAATAACCGATTTACTGGTGTCTTGCCTGAGAGCATTGGAATGCTAAATTCACTGCAAGCTTTGGGATTCGATGGTAACCAGTTGACAGGGTTCTTACCATCCTCGCTCGGGAACTTAACAAAGCTACTACATCTTTACACAAGCCACAACATGTTtgagggggctcttcctacaagcCTAGGAAGCCTCCAGGACTTAACTGTGGCAACATTCAATAACAATAAGTTCACAG AAGTCGGCAGCCTAACAAAACTTGCATACTTGTATATCGCCGGGAACAATTTATCAGGATCAATACCAGATGCTATCAGCAATTGCCAGAGCCTGATAGACCTTCGGTTGGACACTAACTCCTTCAATGGTACCATCCCTGCCTCTATCAGCAAAATGAAAGGTTTGATAATCTTAACTCTGGACAATAATGCACTCTCAGGTCCAATTCCGCAAGAATTGGGTCTCATGGATGGGTTGAAAGGATTGTATCTTTCACGCAACAATTTGTCTGGGAGTATACCAGAAACCTTTGAAAACATGACATCGTTGGATAAACTAGACCTGTCCTTCAACCATCTGGATGGTAAAGTTCCATTGCATGGGGTGTTCAGTAATGTGACTGGGTTTCTATTTGATGGCAATCTTGGGCTCTGTGGTGGTATCCCAGAACTACATTTGCCTCCATGCCTGCAAAATTCCGTGGACGACAGAAAAAGGAAAGTTGCTCCCATTTTCAAAGTAATATTACCAATTGCTGGCATCCTTTTTTGTTTCGGTTTGGTACTTATTTCCATTTCATTAAAGAAGAAACAAAAATCTCAGTCTACATCACTGACAGAGTTACATCTGATGGATGACAAATATCCTAGAGTTTCATATGCTGAATTGCTCCAAGGAACAAATGGATTTGATACTAACAATCTGATTGGCAAAGGAAGGTATGGATCAGTGTATAAGTGCAGCTTGCTACTCAAAAATATGATGACTACAGTTGCTGTGAAGGTTTTTGATCTTCAACAACCTGGCTCTTCCAAAAGCTTCATATCTGAGTGTGAGGCACTTACGAAGATCCGTCATCGTAACTTGATCGGCGTCATAACTTGCTGCTCCAGTTCTGACTCGACCCAGAATGACTTCAAAGCACTTGTGTTTGAGTTTATGCCAAATGGAAGTTTACATAGGTGGTTACATCTAGATGAGCATACATCACAGCAATTGCATGGTCTGACATTGACACAAAGATTGAATATTGCTGTTGATGTTGCTGATGCCCTAGAGTATTTGCACAACAGCTGTGAACCACCAATAGTTCACTGTGACTTGAAGCCAAGCAATATTCTTCTTGATCAGGAATTGGTTGCTCATGTTGGGGATTTCGGCCTTGCAAAAGTTCTTCCTAATCCAGCAAGTGAGCAACAGGTCGACTCAAATAGCACTATGGGTATAAGAGGAACAATTGGATATGTGGCTCCAG AATATGGAGGTGGTGCTCAAGTTTCTCCATGTGGTGATGTATACAGCTTTGGAATTGTCATCCTCGAGTTGTTTACAGGCCTGACACCTACTGAGGACATGTTCAGAGATGGGTTAACCTTGCAAAAGCATGCTGAGAATGCGTTTCCAGGGATGCTGATGAATATTGTTGATCCCATCCTAGTCTCTGACGAAGAAGCTCATGCATCTACTTCACAGGGTGCAAGAAATGCAATGGAAGATATCAACAAGGTTATGTTATCTATCACAAAACTTGCGCTATCATGTAGCAAACATGCACCAACAGAAAGAATCAGCATGAGGGATGCAGCAGCTGAGATGCGCAGGATAAGGGACACCATCCTATAA